A genomic stretch from Methylorubrum extorquens includes:
- a CDS encoding protein of unknown function (Evidence 5 : Unknown function), with translation MAKHGLKGFAAVGSGNLLTLSTDRGPVSLRGRSRWLRLGRSNDGYEAAHACLGHGRLNRLGRLYGIAQRWRNAEVAGGVGALHGCLSG, from the coding sequence TTGGCGAAGCACGGCCTCAAGGGCTTCGCTGCCGTCGGAAGCGGCAATCTCCTCACCCTTTCGACGGATCGCGGCCCGGTAAGCCTTCGTGGCCGGTCCCGCTGGCTGCGTCTCGGCCGCAGCAACGATGGTTATGAGGCCGCCCACGCCTGCCTCGGTCACGGCAGGCTGAACCGGCTCGGCCGGCTCTATGGGATCGCCCAGCGTTGGCGGAACGCCGAGGTGGCCGGTGGTGTGGGGGCGCTTCATGGATGCCTCTCAGGCTGA
- a CDS encoding conserved protein of unknown function (Evidence 4 : Unknown function but conserved in other organisms): MIPTEIDSQWFHNNPDREFRLRRQPPTEFQAWPVPPEPGMVAWCIIRKSDGAVEQFALPAGDEWDDYDEELAPFFEQLQGHSK; the protein is encoded by the coding sequence ATGATCCCGACCGAGATCGACAGCCAGTGGTTCCACAACAACCCGGATCGAGAGTTCCGCCTGCGCCGTCAGCCACCCACCGAGTTCCAGGCGTGGCCGGTGCCGCCCGAGCCCGGTATGGTGGCGTGGTGCATCATTCGAAAGTCGGACGGGGCCGTAGAGCAATTCGCCCTGCCTGCCGGCGACGAGTGGGACGACTACGACGAGGAACTGGCTCCCTTTTTCGAGCAGCTTCAGGGGCACTCGAAGTGA
- a CDS encoding protein of unknown function (Evidence 5 : Unknown function) gives MFDRLEAARVPIGAGVGPTLILASGTAPECTFVAALVALVRRLVLAIGAADVNLMSTLATRWSMT, from the coding sequence ATGTTCGACAGACTGGAAGCTGCGCGGGTGCCGATCGGAGCAGGCGTAGGGCCGACCTTGATCCTCGCCTCCGGGACCGCGCCCGAATGCACATTTGTTGCGGCGCTCGTGGCGCTCGTTCGCCGGCTCGTGTTGGCTATCGGTGCGGCTGACGTGAACTTGATGAGCACCTTAGCAACGCGTTGGAGCATGACTTGA